One genomic region from Arthrobacter pigmenti encodes:
- a CDS encoding DUF305 domain-containing protein: MKQYLSLSALTLAAAITLSGCGSDTGTSAPEGDGSSFSQETPVTDSETATEHNDADVMFAQMMIPHHQQAVEMSELMLAKQDISAEVTVLATRIKDAQAPEIETMTEWLQAWGEPAQPEDMDAADDHSMEGHDMDSADGADGADGADGMAGMLSEDQLAELEAATGNEAVRIFLESMIAHHNGAVDMAQNEIENGKNPEAIALAEAIVETQQAEIQQMDEMLADL; encoded by the coding sequence ATCACGCTTAGCGGCTGCGGTAGCGACACCGGCACCTCCGCGCCCGAAGGCGATGGTTCATCGTTCAGCCAGGAGACGCCCGTAACCGACTCCGAAACCGCAACCGAGCACAACGACGCGGATGTCATGTTCGCGCAGATGATGATCCCGCACCACCAGCAGGCAGTGGAGATGAGCGAGCTCATGCTGGCCAAGCAAGACATCAGCGCTGAGGTAACTGTCCTCGCCACCCGGATCAAGGACGCACAGGCGCCGGAGATCGAGACCATGACGGAATGGCTGCAGGCCTGGGGCGAACCAGCCCAACCTGAAGACATGGATGCCGCCGATGACCACAGCATGGAGGGCCACGACATGGATTCCGCGGATGGAGCAGATGGAGCAGATGGAGCGGACGGAATGGCCGGGATGTTGAGCGAAGACCAGCTGGCCGAGCTTGAGGCTGCGACAGGCAACGAAGCAGTCCGGATCTTCCTCGAATCGATGATTGCACACCATAACGGCGCCGTCGACATGGCGCAGAATGAGATCGAAAATGGTAAGAACCCTGAAGCGATCGCCCTCGCGGAGGCGATCGTGGAAACGCAACAGGCGGAGATCCAGCAGATGGATGAGATGCTCGCCGACCTTTAG